In one window of Larus michahellis chromosome 10, bLarMic1.1, whole genome shotgun sequence DNA:
- the LOC141749376 gene encoding olfactory receptor 14A16-like, translated as MSNGSSITHFLLLAFADTRELQLLHFCLFLGIYLAALVGNGLIITAVACDHRLHTPMYFFLLNLALLDLGCISTTLPKAMANSLWDTRTISYSGCVTQVFVFVTFISAEFYLLTVMAYDRYIAICKPLHYGSLLGSRACVHMAAAAWGSGILYALLHTANTFSIPLCQGNGLNQFFCEIAQILKLSCSDSDYLKEVGLILLSACLVFACFVFIVLPCVQIFRAVLRMPSQQGQHKAFSTCLPHLAVVSLFVSTGIFAHLKPPSISSPFLDLVVSLLYSVVPPAVNPLIYSMRNQELKGALRKQTQWILHHQQ; from the coding sequence atgtccaacggcagttccatcacccacttcctcctgctggcattcgcagacacacgggagctgcagctcttgcacttctgcctcttcctgggcatctacctggctgccctcgtgggcaatggcctcatcatcactgccgtagcctgtgaccaccgcctccacacccccatgtacttcttcctcctcaacctcgccctcctcgacctgggctgcatctccaccactctgcccaaagccatggccaactccctctgggacaccaggacCATCTCCTACTCGGGATGTGTTACACAAGTCTTCGTGTTTGTCACcttcatctcagcagagttttatcttctgacagtcatggcctatgaccgctacattgccatctgcaaacccctgcactatgggtccctcctgggcagcagagcttgtgtccacatggcagcagctgcctggggcagtggcattCTCTATGCTCTTCTGCACACagctaatacattttcaatacctctctgccaaggcaatggcctaaaCCAATTCTTTTGTGAAATcgcccagatcctcaagctctcctgctcagactcagactacctcaagGAAGTTGGGCTTATTCTACTCAGTGCCTGTTTAGTCTTcgcatgttttgttttcattgtgctgccctgtgtgcagatcttcagggctgtgctgaggatgccctcgcagcagggacagcacaaagccttttccacgtgcctccctcacctggccgtggtctccttATTTGTCAGCACTGGCATATTTGCccacctgaagcccccctccatctcctctccatttCTAGACCTAGTGGTGTCActgctgtactcggtggtgcctccagcagtgaaccccctcatctacagcatgaggaaccaggagctcaagggtgCCTTGAGGAAACAGACCCAATGGATCCTGCACCATcaacagtaa